A genomic stretch from Hemicordylus capensis ecotype Gifberg chromosome 1, rHemCap1.1.pri, whole genome shotgun sequence includes:
- the HNRNPA3 gene encoding heterogeneous nuclear ribonucleoprotein A3 isoform X2 — MACTEQREPEDYKRRGRRSSQGHDPKEPEQLRKLFIGGLSFETTDDSLREHFEKWGTLTDCVVMRDPQTKRSRGFGFVTYSCVEEVDSAMAARPHKVDGRVVEPKRAVSREDSVKPGAHLTVKKIFVGGIKEDTEEYNLREYFENYGKIETIEVMEDRQSGKKRGFAFVTFDDHDTVDKIVVQKYHTINGHNCEVKKALSKQEMQTATAQRSRGSNSGNFMGRGGSFGRSSSFGGRGGYGGGGGGGGGSRGSFGSGDGYNGFGDGGSYGGSPGYGGRGGYGGSPSYGNPGGGYGGGGGGYDGYNEGGNFGGNYGGSGNYSDFGNYGGQQPSNYGPMKGGGSFGGRSSGSPYGGGYGSGGGSGGYGGRRF, encoded by the exons ATGGCGTGTACAGAGCAGAGAGAGCCAGAAGATTACAAGAGGAGGGGAAGAAGATCTTCACAG GGTCATGATCCTAAGGAACCAGAACAACTGAGAAAGCTGTTTATTGGTGGCCTGAGTTTTGAAACAACAGATGATAGTTTAAGAGAACACTTTGAAAAATGGGGCACACTCACAGACTGTGTG GTGATGCGAGACCCACAGACAAAGCGTTCCCGAGGCTTTGGTTTTGTAACCTACTCTTGTGTGGAAGAGGTGGATAGTGCAATGGCTGCTCGACCACATAAGGTTGATGGACGTGTGGTAGAACCAAAGAGAGCAGTTTCCAGAGAA GACTCTGTGAAACCTGGTGCCCATTTAACAGTAAAGAAAATATTTGTTGGGGGAATTAAAGAAGACACAGAAGAATATAATTTAAGAGAATATTTTGAAAACTATGGCAAGATTGAAACCATAGAAGTAATGGAAGATAGGCAGAGTGGAAAGAAAAGAGGATTTGCTTTTGTGACATTTGATGATCACGATACAGTTGACAAAATTGTTG tTCAGAAATACCACACCATAAATGGACATAATTGCGAAGTGAAAAAAGCTCTCTCCAAGCAAGAAATGCAGACAGCCACTGCTCAGAGAA GTCGTGGGAGCAACTCGGGCAATTTCATGGGCCGTG gaggaagttttgGCCGAAGTAGCAGCTTTGGGGGCAGAG GAGGTtatggtggtggaggtggcggcggcggcggcagcagagggAGTTTTGGGAGTGGTGATGGATACAATGGTTTTGGAGATG GTGGAAGTTATGGAGGCAGTCCTGGATATGGTGGCAGAGGAGGTTATGGTGGTAGCCCAAGCTACGGAAACCCAGGTGGTGGatatggtggtggaggtggaggctATGATGGTTACAACGAAGGAGGAAACTTTGGTG GCAACTACGGTGGCAGTGGAAACTACAGTGATTTTGGAAATTATGGTGGACAGCAGCCATCAAATTATGGACCCATGAAAGGAGGTGGCAGTTTTGGTGGTAGAAGCTCAGGCAGTCCTTATGGTG GTGGCTatggatcaggaggaggaagtggtggctATGGTGGAAGAAGATTCTAA
- the HNRNPA3 gene encoding heterogeneous nuclear ribonucleoprotein A3 isoform X1: protein MACTEQREPEDYKRRGRRSSQGHDPKEPEQLRKLFIGGLSFETTDDSLREHFEKWGTLTDCVVMRDPQTKRSRGFGFVTYSCVEEVDSAMAARPHKVDGRVVEPKRAVSREDSVKPGAHLTVKKIFVGGIKEDTEEYNLREYFENYGKIETIEVMEDRQSGKKRGFAFVTFDDHDTVDKIVVQKYHTINGHNCEVKKALSKQEMQTATAQRSRGSNSGNFMGRGGSFGGGGGGGGGGSFGRSSSFGGRGGYGGGGGGGGGSRGSFGSGDGYNGFGDGGSYGGSPGYGGRGGYGGSPSYGNPGGGYGGGGGGYDGYNEGGNFGGNYGGSGNYSDFGNYGGQQPSNYGPMKGGGSFGGRSSGSPYGGGYGSGGGSGGYGGRRF, encoded by the exons ATGGCGTGTACAGAGCAGAGAGAGCCAGAAGATTACAAGAGGAGGGGAAGAAGATCTTCACAG GGTCATGATCCTAAGGAACCAGAACAACTGAGAAAGCTGTTTATTGGTGGCCTGAGTTTTGAAACAACAGATGATAGTTTAAGAGAACACTTTGAAAAATGGGGCACACTCACAGACTGTGTG GTGATGCGAGACCCACAGACAAAGCGTTCCCGAGGCTTTGGTTTTGTAACCTACTCTTGTGTGGAAGAGGTGGATAGTGCAATGGCTGCTCGACCACATAAGGTTGATGGACGTGTGGTAGAACCAAAGAGAGCAGTTTCCAGAGAA GACTCTGTGAAACCTGGTGCCCATTTAACAGTAAAGAAAATATTTGTTGGGGGAATTAAAGAAGACACAGAAGAATATAATTTAAGAGAATATTTTGAAAACTATGGCAAGATTGAAACCATAGAAGTAATGGAAGATAGGCAGAGTGGAAAGAAAAGAGGATTTGCTTTTGTGACATTTGATGATCACGATACAGTTGACAAAATTGTTG tTCAGAAATACCACACCATAAATGGACATAATTGCGAAGTGAAAAAAGCTCTCTCCAAGCAAGAAATGCAGACAGCCACTGCTCAGAGAA GTCGTGGGAGCAACTCGGGCAATTTCATGGGCCGTGGTGGAAgttttggaggtggtggtggtggtggaggaggaggaagttttgGCCGAAGTAGCAGCTTTGGGGGCAGAG GAGGTtatggtggtggaggtggcggcggcggcggcagcagagggAGTTTTGGGAGTGGTGATGGATACAATGGTTTTGGAGATG GTGGAAGTTATGGAGGCAGTCCTGGATATGGTGGCAGAGGAGGTTATGGTGGTAGCCCAAGCTACGGAAACCCAGGTGGTGGatatggtggtggaggtggaggctATGATGGTTACAACGAAGGAGGAAACTTTGGTG GCAACTACGGTGGCAGTGGAAACTACAGTGATTTTGGAAATTATGGTGGACAGCAGCCATCAAATTATGGACCCATGAAAGGAGGTGGCAGTTTTGGTGGTAGAAGCTCAGGCAGTCCTTATGGTG GTGGCTatggatcaggaggaggaagtggtggctATGGTGGAAGAAGATTCTAA